A single window of Arcobacter sp. CECT 8983 DNA harbors:
- a CDS encoding amino acid ABC transporter permease yields MKKIKKEPQKDVAFYNNPEKRAIIYQILALIGIFLFTYFILNNMFINIEKRGINTGFDFLSSEAGFGILQSLIKYDESNTHGKVFIVGLLNTILVSAIGIFFASLIGLLIGIGRLSKNYMVSKLCMVYIETFRNIPILLQILFWYNVVLASLPSPRQSINYFDTVFLNNRGLYIPRPILESGFIAVIIAFILAVIACRYLVKWARKKHDETGEEFPVFWTSLAILIAAPTLVFFVSGTPATLEYSELKGFNFIGGWTLIPELLALAFALSIYTATYIAEAVRAGIEAVPKGQKEAAHALGLKDHIILKKVVLPQALRVIIPPVINQYLNLTKNSSLATAIGYPELVTVFAGTSLNQVGQAIEIILMTMAVYLTISIVISFIMNYINDKIKIKER; encoded by the coding sequence ATGAAGAAAATAAAAAAAGAACCTCAAAAAGATGTAGCTTTTTATAATAATCCTGAAAAAAGAGCTATTATCTATCAAATACTTGCACTTATAGGTATATTTTTATTTACATATTTTATTTTAAACAATATGTTTATAAATATTGAAAAACGTGGAATTAATACAGGATTTGACTTTTTAAGTAGTGAAGCAGGATTTGGAATCTTGCAATCTCTTATTAAATATGATGAATCTAATACCCATGGAAAAGTTTTTATTGTTGGTTTATTAAACACTATTTTAGTTTCAGCCATTGGTATATTCTTTGCTTCATTAATAGGTCTTTTAATCGGTATTGGAAGACTTTCTAAAAACTATATGGTTTCAAAACTTTGTATGGTATATATTGAAACTTTTAGGAATATTCCTATTCTTTTACAAATACTATTTTGGTATAATGTTGTATTAGCTTCACTTCCTAGCCCAAGACAATCAATTAATTATTTTGACACTGTTTTCTTAAACAATAGAGGTCTTTATATTCCAAGACCAATATTAGAAAGTGGTTTCATTGCTGTAATTATTGCTTTCATTTTAGCAGTTATTGCATGTAGATATCTAGTAAAATGGGCAAGAAAAAAACATGATGAAACAGGAGAAGAATTTCCTGTATTTTGGACTTCTTTAGCTATTTTAATTGCTGCTCCTACTTTAGTATTTTTTGTAAGTGGTACTCCTGCAACTTTAGAGTATTCAGAACTTAAAGGTTTTAACTTCATAGGAGGTTGGACTTTAATTCCAGAGTTACTAGCACTTGCTTTTGCCCTTAGTATTTATACTGCTACTTATATTGCTGAAGCAGTACGTGCTGGTATAGAAGCAGTTCCAAAAGGACAAAAAGAAGCAGCTCATGCTTTAGGACTTAAAGATCATATAATCTTAAAAAAAGTAGTTTTACCACAAGCACTTAGAGTTATTATTCCACCTGTAATTAATCAATATCTTAATCTAACAAAGAACTCCTCACTAGCAACTGCTATTGGTTATCCAGAATTAGTAACAGTCTTTGCAGGAACATCACTAAATCAAGTTGGACAAGCCATAGAAATTATTCTTATGACCATGGCTGTTTATTTAACAATTAGTATAGTTATCTCATTTATTATGAATTATATTAATGACAAAATAAAGATTAAGGAGAGATAG